From Proteiniborus sp. MB09-C3, the proteins below share one genomic window:
- a CDS encoding nucleoside phosphorylase, protein MSTLYLKASKEDISKYVIFSGDPWRVEILQKLLDNPKHIAFSREFNTYTGTYKGVPITISSTGIGAPSAAIAMEELYDCGMEVAVRMGTVMGLKDDMLGKLLIPNGAMRMESTSDTYAPKGFPAVANIDLINSMNRSVLSNNRKYINGITCTMDGFYSQMRESRLSKKMNTDILKTFDDIEKYNISGVDMETSLMLVLGNLMDIKVCSVTMTTVLRNLKEVLEGEDRKKAEEDLCKIVLDGIIIYDREGYKYE, encoded by the coding sequence ATGTCTACTTTATATTTAAAGGCTAGTAAAGAGGATATATCAAAATACGTAATATTTTCAGGAGATCCTTGGAGAGTTGAAATATTACAAAAATTACTGGATAATCCAAAGCATATAGCTTTTAGCAGGGAATTTAACACATATACAGGAACATATAAGGGTGTTCCTATTACAATATCCTCAACTGGAATAGGTGCTCCTTCTGCCGCTATTGCTATGGAAGAACTATATGATTGTGGAATGGAAGTAGCGGTAAGAATGGGAACTGTAATGGGTTTAAAAGATGATATGTTAGGCAAATTATTGATACCGAATGGCGCTATGAGAATGGAATCAACCAGTGATACTTATGCACCTAAAGGTTTTCCAGCAGTAGCTAACATAGATTTAATAAACTCCATGAATAGAAGTGTATTATCAAATAACAGAAAATATATAAATGGCATTACATGTACTATGGATGGTTTTTATAGTCAAATGAGAGAATCCAGATTATCAAAAAAGATGAATACCGATATATTAAAGACATTTGACGATATTGAAAAATACAATATATCTGGTGTTGATATGGAAACCAGCTTAATGCTTGTTTTAGGTAATTTAATGGATATTAAAGTATGTAGCGTGACTATGACAACTGTTCTAAGAAACTTAAAAGAAGTTCTTGAAGGTGAAGATAGAAAGAAGGCTGAAGAGGATTTATGTAAAATAGTCCTTGATGGGATTATTATTTATGATAGAGAGGGATACAAATATGAATAA
- a CDS encoding tryptophan synthase subunit alpha: MKLICYLSNGYPTIESSIEMAKIYTEAGCDVIEVDFPSHDPYLEGEFIAGRMKEALNNCDDYAKYMDGIIKIKKENPNTQMLLLAYGNTIERIGVDKFIKFCLDNDIKDLIFVGENTELINKLIDNDLKISCYVQFHMPEEEVKAAIESNGFVYMQAKPMSNNINDKYPTLKDCIAHLKALGIDREIYCGVGIRDAEDIRMAKAANADGVFVGSTILKLHNDIPKLKSTILDLKNATK, encoded by the coding sequence ATGAAACTGATTTGTTATTTATCAAATGGATATCCAACTATAGAAAGCAGCATTGAGATGGCTAAAATATATACTGAGGCTGGATGTGATGTTATTGAAGTCGATTTTCCATCACATGATCCATATCTAGAGGGAGAATTCATAGCCGGCAGAATGAAAGAGGCTTTAAATAACTGCGATGATTATGCCAAATATATGGATGGAATTATAAAGATAAAAAAGGAAAATCCTAATACACAGATGCTGCTTTTAGCTTATGGAAATACTATAGAAAGAATTGGCGTAGATAAATTTATAAAATTTTGTTTAGATAATGATATCAAAGACCTTATTTTTGTAGGAGAAAACACTGAGCTTATAAATAAGCTAATTGACAATGACTTGAAAATATCCTGCTACGTTCAATTCCATATGCCTGAAGAAGAAGTTAAAGCAGCCATAGAGTCTAATGGTTTCGTATATATGCAGGCAAAACCTATGTCAAATAATATTAATGATAAGTATCCTACATTGAAGGATTGTATTGCTCACTTAAAAGCTCTAGGCATAGATAGAGAAATTTACTGTGGAGTAGGCATTAGAGATGCTGAAGACATAAGGATGGCGAAGGCTGCCAATGCAGATGGAGTATTTGTTGGAAGTACAATATTGAAGCTTCATAATGACATACCAAAATTAAAATCCACAATTTTAGATTTGAAAAATGCAACAAAATAA
- a CDS encoding BtpA/SgcQ family protein, with protein sequence MNKLDFNKKLIIGMVHCLPFPGTVKYKDNMSEIISQAINDAITLEKAGADAIIIENMGDDPFNIKLDNIQVAALASVGTLVAEKVNIPIGIDAAMNDYETALSIAKIINADFVRIPVFVDTVEFYGGIIKPVAREALLYRKQIGAENVKIFADIQVKHTHMVLPTVSIEDSAGAAISCGADAIIVTGTHIGKETPIEIIKKVKAMSSIPVIAGSGVNKNNVKEQLGIADGAIIGSALKVGGVITNPISYELTKEIVDNLNK encoded by the coding sequence ATGAATAAATTAGACTTTAATAAAAAACTAATTATAGGAATGGTACATTGCTTGCCTTTTCCTGGTACAGTTAAATATAAGGATAATATGTCAGAAATAATTTCCCAAGCAATAAACGATGCTATTACACTTGAAAAGGCTGGCGCTGATGCCATCATTATCGAAAACATGGGAGATGACCCATTCAACATTAAACTAGACAATATCCAAGTGGCAGCTTTGGCATCAGTGGGTACACTGGTTGCAGAAAAGGTCAATATACCTATTGGAATTGACGCCGCTATGAATGATTATGAAACAGCATTATCTATAGCTAAAATCATCAATGCTGATTTTGTTAGGATACCAGTATTTGTTGATACTGTAGAGTTTTATGGTGGAATTATTAAGCCAGTTGCAAGAGAAGCATTATTATATAGAAAGCAAATAGGAGCAGAAAATGTGAAGATATTTGCAGATATTCAAGTTAAACATACTCATATGGTGCTTCCAACTGTTTCTATAGAAGATTCAGCAGGTGCAGCTATTAGCTGTGGAGCTGATGCTATTATTGTTACAGGAACTCACATAGGTAAAGAGACACCTATTGAAATAATTAAAAAGGTAAAAGCTATGTCCTCTATTCCTGTTATAGCTGGAAGTGGAGTCAATAAAAACAATGTAAAAGAACAGTTAGGTATAGCTGACGGAGCTATTATTGGCTCTGCATTAAAAGTCGGCGGTGTAATTACAAACCCAATTTCTTATGAACTAACAAAGGAAATTGTAGATAATCTAAATAAATAG
- a CDS encoding sigma 54-interacting transcriptional regulator, whose product MGDEKTGIQEYYELSQKVAEAIEAVLGIDVTIMNESMERVAGTGIYKTLVNDQIEKNSAFDRCLSTGKSQVITDRCPESSLCCGCSRILTCVEHAAICVPIRQGEKVIGVLGIIAFNEEQKKQIIKNADIYLNYLEKMALLLEGKYSEFQVNMEKKILSDRMKGILDTINSGVVIYDGKGKVLYKNNSLVRILNEMGIEDIDCFVKEIRKNQLLQSLLDNDECTRPCEIAIDILGVKYSLLVTITCLNTDSLSNEVMLTIQNINYFKKQVMQSIEKNQLRLQFDNILGISDGILEVKKLAEKAALSDSNVLILGESGTGKELFARAIHNCSDRKEHAFVPINCGAIPDELFESELFGYEKGAFTGAYANKIGKFEIADKGTVFLDEISEMPYRLQVKLLRILQEKEVSRIGSNKIQKIDIKIIAATNVDLQKRVREGLFREDLYYRLNVIPINIPPLRKRKEDIVFITNHFIKYYAEILKKDMRCISNEAMSLLLKYPWPGNVRELQNLIEYAVNFETGKMIRSELIEKRLLSNQDKSNLSDRFDGKSLGASIKELEKELISNCINKYSFFNSRDYMVQQVCNELEIGRATFYRKIKELDICLNNETCLNNENRELDV is encoded by the coding sequence ATGGGGGATGAAAAAACTGGTATCCAAGAATACTATGAATTATCACAAAAAGTTGCTGAAGCTATAGAAGCTGTTCTTGGCATCGATGTAACAATAATGAATGAATCTATGGAACGTGTAGCAGGGACAGGTATTTATAAAACCTTAGTCAATGATCAGATTGAGAAAAATTCTGCCTTTGACAGATGTCTGTCTACTGGTAAATCTCAGGTTATAACTGACAGATGTCCGGAAAGTTCATTGTGCTGTGGCTGCTCAAGGATTTTAACCTGTGTCGAACATGCTGCAATTTGCGTTCCCATTAGGCAAGGAGAGAAAGTTATTGGTGTACTAGGTATCATTGCTTTTAATGAAGAACAAAAAAAACAGATTATTAAAAATGCAGATATTTATTTAAACTATCTGGAAAAGATGGCTCTTCTTCTCGAGGGAAAATATTCAGAATTCCAAGTTAACATGGAAAAAAAGATATTGTCAGATAGAATGAAGGGGATACTAGATACCATTAATTCAGGAGTTGTAATCTATGATGGAAAGGGTAAGGTTTTATACAAGAATAATTCTTTAGTTAGGATTTTAAACGAAATGGGCATAGAGGACATTGATTGTTTTGTGAAGGAGATTAGGAAAAACCAGCTTCTTCAAAGTCTTTTAGATAATGATGAATGTACCCGCCCCTGTGAAATAGCAATAGATATTCTTGGCGTAAAGTATAGCCTTCTTGTAACCATCACTTGCTTGAATACTGATAGTCTTTCTAATGAAGTTATGTTGACTATCCAAAACATAAACTATTTTAAAAAGCAGGTAATGCAGTCTATTGAAAAGAACCAGCTTAGACTTCAATTTGATAATATCTTAGGCATATCAGATGGTATTCTTGAAGTAAAAAAACTTGCAGAGAAAGCAGCTTTATCTGATTCTAATGTATTGATACTAGGTGAAAGCGGAACAGGAAAAGAACTTTTTGCTAGAGCAATACATAATTGCAGTGATAGAAAAGAACATGCCTTTGTTCCTATTAACTGTGGTGCGATACCAGATGAATTATTTGAAAGCGAACTTTTTGGCTATGAAAAAGGTGCTTTCACTGGAGCCTATGCAAATAAGATTGGAAAATTTGAAATAGCTGATAAGGGGACTGTTTTTTTAGATGAAATCAGTGAAATGCCATATAGGCTACAGGTAAAATTACTGAGAATCCTACAAGAAAAAGAAGTATCTAGGATTGGAAGCAATAAGATACAAAAAATTGATATCAAGATAATAGCAGCTACAAATGTTGACTTGCAGAAGCGAGTTAGAGAAGGCTTATTTAGGGAGGATTTATACTATAGACTTAACGTTATACCAATAAACATTCCTCCATTAAGAAAACGTAAAGAGGATATTGTATTTATTACCAATCATTTTATAAAATATTATGCTGAAATCCTAAAAAAGGACATGAGGTGTATAAGCAATGAAGCCATGTCTCTGCTTTTGAAGTATCCTTGGCCAGGAAATGTACGGGAGCTTCAGAACCTCATAGAATATGCAGTCAATTTCGAGACAGGAAAAATGATTCGTAGTGAATTAATTGAGAAAAGACTTCTATCTAATCAGGATAAGAGTAATCTATCAGATCGCTTTGATGGTAAATCTCTTGGTGCTTCAATAAAAGAGCTAGAAAAAGAGCTTATCAGTAACTGTATAAATAAATACTCATTTTTTAACAGTAGAGATTATATGGTACAGCAGGTGTGTAACGAATTAGAAATAGGAAGAGCTACTTTTTATAGAAAAATAAAAGAACTAGACATTTGTCTCAACAATGAGACTTGTCTCAATAATGAGAATCGGGAGTTGGATGTCTAA
- a CDS encoding ABC transporter permease produces the protein MRLLDNILYDMVYHSTPLILAVLGGLFAYKANVLNIGLEGMILMGAFSSSLLILLFGNYYLGIILAIICTLIVGLVFSIFSISLKSNFIITGFGLNILVSAICTFILKFKKLPNINITHLVNINDLKIKLPIIKDIPVLSSLLSGHTPITYLSIALIFIVAIVLYKTKFGVHLRVVGENEEAAKSVGIKINHYKYAAILIGALLCALAGINLSSERMALFTDNMIAGRGFIAIAAIYCGKASPYKSSVYAIIFGLAKSLAINLGLYAGPISGLFEMIPYLMIVLVLFIVSGISSKKTNLRGF, from the coding sequence ATGAGACTACTAGACAATATATTGTACGATATGGTATATCATAGTACCCCTCTAATTTTAGCAGTATTGGGAGGATTGTTTGCTTATAAGGCTAATGTGCTTAATATTGGACTTGAGGGAATGATATTGATGGGGGCATTTTCTAGTTCTCTCCTTATTCTACTGTTTGGAAATTATTATCTAGGAATTATATTAGCCATAATTTGCACTTTGATTGTAGGATTAGTGTTCTCAATATTTAGCATATCTCTAAAGAGTAATTTTATCATTACTGGATTTGGTTTAAATATTTTAGTATCTGCTATTTGCACTTTTATATTGAAATTTAAAAAACTGCCAAATATAAATATTACTCATTTAGTAAATATAAATGATTTAAAAATTAAATTACCTATTATTAAAGACATACCTGTTTTGTCAAGCTTATTAAGCGGTCATACTCCAATAACATATTTAAGTATAGCTTTAATTTTCATAGTTGCTATTGTACTGTATAAGACTAAATTTGGAGTACATCTTAGAGTTGTAGGAGAAAATGAAGAAGCTGCAAAATCAGTTGGTATTAAAATCAATCATTATAAATATGCGGCAATTTTAATAGGGGCATTATTATGTGCTTTAGCAGGTATAAATTTATCCTCTGAAAGAATGGCATTATTTACAGACAACATGATAGCAGGAAGAGGATTTATAGCAATTGCAGCAATCTACTGTGGAAAAGCAAGCCCTTATAAGTCATCTGTTTACGCTATAATATTTGGATTAGCTAAATCTCTAGCTATTAATCTTGGCTTATATGCAGGTCCTATATCAGGATTATTTGAAATGATTCCTTATTTGATGATAGTGCTTGTACTATTCATAGTATCAGGAATTAGCAGCAAAAAAACTAATTTAAGGGGGTTTTAA
- a CDS encoding iron-containing alcohol dehydrogenase codes for MMRPMKLAGKELMFGAGCLEHLKTLKGSKAFIVTGGTSMKKSGILQKVIDYLKEANIDSTVFSGVEPDPLFSTVEKGANAMKEYKPDIIIGLGGGSAMDAAKAMWIYYENEELKTLHDILPPNEFPKLRNKAYLVCIPSTSGTASEVSRSIVITEDETHKKYGIGNMEMMPDIAICDPAVTVSMPDKITAETGMDALAHALEAWVSNRANHVSDILAEAAVKDIVEYLPRVFEDRNSLEYREKMLNASLVAGMAFTNVSLGIVHSMAHTLGSLYGLAHGLLNAVLLPFVMEFNSQNIEAKDKYERLAANLNKNMDLISTVKELNSKVNNPSTLSDLIPDEKSYLENMDTMIDMALADGCTKTNPIIPTREELRDLYLYSYYGRR; via the coding sequence ATGATGAGACCAATGAAACTAGCAGGTAAGGAGCTTATGTTCGGAGCAGGCTGCTTAGAGCACCTGAAAACATTAAAGGGCAGTAAAGCCTTTATTGTCACAGGCGGGACAAGCATGAAAAAAAGTGGAATACTTCAAAAGGTTATAGACTACCTAAAAGAAGCTAATATTGACAGCACTGTATTTTCTGGTGTTGAACCAGATCCTTTATTCAGCACTGTAGAGAAAGGTGCTAATGCTATGAAAGAATATAAGCCAGACATTATAATAGGTCTAGGCGGAGGTTCAGCAATGGATGCTGCAAAGGCTATGTGGATATATTATGAAAACGAAGAATTAAAAACCTTACATGATATATTGCCTCCAAACGAATTCCCTAAATTAAGAAATAAGGCTTACTTAGTATGTATACCTTCCACAAGTGGAACAGCAAGTGAAGTAAGCAGGTCAATAGTTATTACAGAAGACGAAACTCATAAAAAATACGGCATTGGAAATATGGAGATGATGCCTGATATAGCAATATGTGATCCAGCTGTTACTGTTTCTATGCCTGATAAAATCACAGCTGAAACAGGAATGGATGCATTAGCCCACGCATTAGAAGCCTGGGTGTCAAATAGAGCTAATCATGTCAGTGATATACTTGCAGAGGCAGCAGTTAAGGATATAGTAGAATATTTACCTAGAGTATTTGAAGATAGAAATAGTTTAGAATACAGAGAAAAAATGCTGAATGCTTCATTAGTAGCTGGAATGGCATTCACTAATGTATCTTTAGGAATAGTTCATTCAATGGCTCACACTTTAGGAAGCCTTTATGGTCTTGCACATGGATTGTTGAATGCTGTTTTACTCCCATTTGTTATGGAGTTTAATAGCCAAAATATTGAGGCCAAGGATAAATATGAAAGACTGGCTGCTAATTTAAATAAAAATATGGATTTAATAAGTACAGTAAAGGAATTAAATAGTAAGGTAAATAATCCATCTACCTTGAGTGATTTAATACCAGATGAAAAGAGCTATCTTGAGAATATGGATACAATGATAGATATGGCCTTAGCAGATGGATGTACAAAGACAAATCCAATTATTCCAACAAGAGAAGAATTGCGTGATCTATATTTATATTCATATTACGGAAGAAGGTAG
- a CDS encoding ABC transporter ATP-binding protein, with the protein MNKIETFNLTKKFGDFIANDNINISIKEGEITAIVGENGAGKTTLMNMLYGLLQPTSGKIHINGKSVNFKSPIDAIEHGIGMVHQHFKLVPSLTVFENIMLGIEIKKKVKIGKEFKLNSFIIDKKKEKEEVQKIIDLYKFDLNPDDKVENISIGAKQRIEILKMLYRNVDILIFDEPTAVLTPQEVDEILESFRELKKQGKTIILITHKLREVMDVSDNVIVIKRGKVLGGKKTKDTSSEELASLMVGREVLVNVNKDRAKKEGASVVYELRNISTEPQPGKKCLDGISFKIHEGEILGIAGVEGNGQSELVKVITGLMESSEGEIYINGKDITNKWPKEIRKSGVGIIPEDRYAQGLCRDMKLSENIIAGYHDREEYSRHGFMKFNKIKEKTNNLIHKYDIRVADKDGNVSQLSGGNAQKVIIAREFESDPSLLIASQPTRGVDIGSIEFIHNRILKFRKRNKAILLVSSELSEIMNLSDRIAVMYKGKIIDIVNAEETTASELGLLMAGIGKNKELCKGDEDEVNRK; encoded by the coding sequence ATGAATAAGATAGAGACTTTTAATTTAACAAAAAAATTTGGTGATTTTATTGCAAATGATAATATTAATATTTCCATCAAGGAAGGTGAGATTACTGCAATTGTAGGCGAAAATGGAGCTGGTAAAACGACCTTGATGAATATGTTATATGGATTATTACAGCCGACAAGTGGAAAAATCCATATAAATGGCAAATCGGTAAATTTTAAGTCTCCTATAGATGCAATTGAACACGGTATAGGTATGGTGCACCAGCACTTTAAGCTGGTGCCCAGCCTTACAGTTTTTGAAAATATTATGCTTGGAATTGAAATAAAAAAGAAAGTTAAAATCGGGAAAGAATTCAAGTTAAATAGCTTTATAATCGATAAAAAGAAAGAAAAGGAAGAAGTACAGAAGATTATAGACCTTTATAAATTTGATTTGAATCCTGATGATAAAGTTGAAAATATTTCTATAGGAGCAAAGCAAAGAATTGAAATACTGAAAATGCTATATAGAAACGTTGATATTCTCATATTTGACGAGCCCACAGCAGTGCTTACACCACAAGAAGTAGATGAAATTCTAGAAAGCTTTAGGGAACTTAAGAAACAAGGTAAGACAATAATTCTCATAACACACAAGCTAAGAGAAGTAATGGATGTTAGTGACAATGTTATTGTCATAAAGCGTGGCAAGGTTTTAGGCGGTAAAAAGACTAAAGATACATCCAGTGAGGAGCTGGCAAGTTTAATGGTGGGAAGAGAGGTTCTAGTAAATGTTAACAAAGATAGGGCTAAAAAAGAAGGAGCCTCTGTTGTATATGAGCTTAGGAATATCTCCACTGAGCCTCAGCCTGGCAAGAAATGCTTAGATGGCATAAGCTTCAAGATTCATGAAGGTGAGATATTAGGTATAGCTGGAGTAGAAGGCAATGGACAAAGTGAACTAGTGAAGGTGATTACTGGTTTAATGGAATCATCAGAAGGCGAAATCTATATAAATGGTAAAGATATAACTAATAAATGGCCTAAGGAAATTAGAAAATCTGGCGTAGGCATCATACCTGAGGATAGATATGCTCAGGGATTATGTAGAGATATGAAGCTATCAGAAAATATAATAGCAGGTTATCATGATAGAGAAGAATACTCAAGGCATGGCTTTATGAAATTTAATAAAATAAAAGAGAAAACAAATAATCTTATACACAAGTATGATATAAGAGTTGCAGATAAAGATGGAAATGTATCACAGCTGTCAGGCGGCAATGCACAGAAGGTAATAATTGCAAGAGAATTTGAGTCTGATCCAAGCTTATTGATAGCTTCCCAACCCACTAGAGGTGTGGATATAGGATCAATTGAATTTATTCATAATAGAATACTGAAATTTAGAAAAAGGAACAAGGCTATTCTTTTAGTATCAAGTGAATTATCCGAGATAATGAACCTAAGTGATAGAATAGCAGTTATGTACAAAGGAAAAATAATTGACATCGTAAATGCAGAAGAGACAACAGCTTCCGAGCTAGGATTACTCATGGCGGGAATTGGTAAAAACAAAGAATTATGCAAGGGGGATGAAGATGAAGTCAATAGAAAATAA
- a CDS encoding ABC transporter permease, whose translation MKSIENKSKKITGILIPILAAFILGAVLIISIGENPILTYKIMIQKSLFDSSGILKTLHFASPLILTGLAIAITFKANIFNMGVEGAAVLGGFFAGVVGFSVHGLPPILHVILCLLTGVLTGMLFTLIPAILKAYFKADEMVVTLMLNYVVFELVKYLSQGVYRDPASGYVATYAISSSAMFNKLFGTDITIFFFIALLAFFILYIVFKKTKLGYEITAIGKNPEFAEAMGMKVSTNIIKIMLISGALSGLAGAGYLMSEKYRFTLDFSGNPGLGWDGMLIALLGSHNPIGVLIASIFYAALKTGSEYIGIYTSVPKDIVAIIQGLLILFLSAKFVSDKFNITGLIKNKINKKKSASIKLNENGGKQ comes from the coding sequence ATGAAGTCAATAGAAAATAAATCTAAAAAGATAACTGGTATACTAATCCCTATTCTTGCAGCATTTATTTTAGGCGCTGTATTGATAATCTCCATAGGAGAGAACCCCATATTAACATATAAAATAATGATTCAAAAGTCTTTATTTGATTCATCGGGCATACTAAAGACTCTACATTTTGCCTCTCCTTTAATATTGACTGGTCTAGCTATAGCTATTACATTTAAAGCTAATATTTTCAATATGGGAGTTGAAGGTGCAGCTGTATTAGGAGGCTTCTTTGCTGGGGTAGTTGGCTTTTCAGTACATGGTCTGCCACCTATATTACACGTTATTTTATGTCTATTAACTGGGGTTTTGACGGGTATGCTATTTACATTGATACCAGCAATCCTAAAGGCATATTTCAAAGCTGATGAAATGGTAGTTACATTGATGCTTAACTATGTAGTATTTGAGCTGGTAAAATATCTGTCTCAAGGAGTATATAGAGATCCTGCCTCAGGCTATGTAGCCACATATGCAATTTCTTCAAGCGCAATGTTCAATAAATTATTTGGAACAGATATTACTATTTTCTTTTTCATTGCATTATTAGCTTTTTTCATACTTTATATAGTATTTAAAAAGACGAAATTAGGCTATGAAATAACTGCAATAGGAAAAAATCCAGAGTTTGCCGAAGCAATGGGTATGAAAGTAAGTACAAATATTATAAAGATAATGCTTATAAGCGGAGCATTAAGTGGACTGGCAGGCGCTGGTTATCTAATGAGTGAAAAATATAGATTTACTTTAGATTTCTCTGGTAATCCTGGTTTAGGCTGGGATGGTATGCTTATCGCCTTATTAGGAAGCCATAATCCAATAGGTGTATTAATTGCTTCTATATTCTATGCTGCCTTAAAAACAGGCAGTGAATATATAGGAATATATACAAGCGTTCCAAAGGATATTGTTGCAATTATTCAAGGACTGTTAATACTATTCTTATCAGCAAAATTTGTAAGTGATAAGTTTAATATTACTGGATTAATCAAGAATAAAATCAATAAGAAAAAATCAGCAAGCATAAAATTAAATGAAAATGGAGGGAAGCAATAA
- a CDS encoding isochorismatase family cysteine hydrolase: MNKTALLIIDMVKDFTDPEGLVFYPQNREVLPRIKKVLEECRKKDILVIFFRHSYRKNKFDKNLINMRPNCIEGSGGDEIDQMLTVDEEKDYVIKKRRYSGFFGTDLDLVLRENNIENVIITGTKTNCCIRATVTDAYYLDYNVYVVSDCVATNDDVVNDVHLSDIKKYFGKVVSSEELSELLEKGEL; this comes from the coding sequence GTGAATAAAACAGCCTTATTAATAATAGACATGGTAAAAGACTTCACTGATCCAGAGGGACTAGTTTTCTATCCACAAAACCGAGAAGTTTTGCCGAGAATAAAGAAAGTCCTTGAGGAGTGTAGAAAAAAAGATATATTAGTCATATTTTTTAGACATAGCTATAGGAAAAACAAATTTGATAAAAACCTGATTAATATGAGACCCAATTGTATCGAGGGCAGTGGCGGAGATGAAATAGATCAAATGCTTACTGTTGATGAAGAAAAAGACTATGTTATTAAAAAAAGAAGATATAGTGGATTCTTCGGAACAGATTTAGACTTAGTACTAAGAGAAAATAATATTGAAAATGTTATTATAACAGGAACTAAGACCAATTGCTGCATAAGAGCAACGGTTACAGATGCCTATTATTTAGACTATAACGTATATGTTGTATCTGACTGTGTGGCAACTAATGATGATGTAGTAAATGATGTTCATTTATCTGATATTAAAAAGTACTTTGGAAAAGTAGTATCATCAGAAGAGCTTTCTGAACTTCTTGAAAAAGGAGAGCTATAG
- a CDS encoding PfkB family carbohydrate kinase, producing MKYDIVTSGYISMDRIIKVESPLEIGYTSIISNSDNTKVYYGGCPINISCILGKLGLKALPIIRVGEDADTAEFIKYLESANVILDAVDVIKGESSSNCYIVSDKNNNHVTIFYPGAMDSKYSKDMADEFFAASKLGVLTVGSYKDNLEFYNKCKKYKLPIVFGTKLDYDAFPKDFLKEIMLNSKIIFSNESEAKDIISIMDIDDITDLFKLGSAEIIVTTLGENGSQYYAKTTTGFETEKIRPCKAERVADATGAGDAYISGFLYGYLNDKSIRESCYMGSVMSSFIIESVGCTTNAPSYEVFSKRYEAYLKSI from the coding sequence ATGAAGTACGACATAGTTACTAGCGGATATATTAGCATGGATAGGATTATAAAAGTAGAGAGCCCCTTGGAAATTGGATACACTTCTATTATTTCCAATTCAGATAACACGAAAGTTTATTATGGAGGCTGCCCGATTAATATTTCATGTATACTAGGAAAATTGGGATTAAAAGCACTGCCCATAATAAGAGTTGGTGAAGACGCTGATACTGCTGAGTTTATAAAATATTTAGAATCAGCAAATGTAATTCTTGATGCAGTTGATGTAATTAAAGGTGAGTCATCATCAAATTGCTATATTGTTTCTGATAAAAATAATAATCATGTCACTATTTTTTATCCCGGAGCAATGGATTCAAAGTATAGCAAGGATATGGCTGATGAGTTTTTTGCAGCTTCAAAGCTAGGAGTACTGACAGTAGGCTCATATAAAGATAACTTGGAATTCTACAATAAGTGCAAAAAATATAAATTGCCTATAGTCTTTGGTACAAAGCTAGATTATGATGCATTTCCTAAAGATTTTCTTAAAGAAATTATGCTTAATAGCAAGATCATCTTTTCCAATGAGTCAGAAGCAAAGGACATCATATCAATTATGGATATCGATGATATTACCGATTTATTTAAGCTCGGCTCTGCGGAAATTATAGTAACGACTTTAGGTGAGAATGGAAGTCAATATTACGCAAAAACTACCACAGGCTTTGAAACTGAAAAAATCAGGCCATGCAAGGCTGAAAGAGTAGCAGATGCTACTGGTGCAGGTGATGCATATATTTCAGGATTTTTATATGGATATCTTAATGATAAAAGTATTAGGGAATCCTGCTATATGGGCAGTGTAATGTCTTCCTTTATTATAGAAAGCGTTGGATGTACTACTAATGCACCAAGCTATGAGGTATTTTCTAAACGATATGAAGCATATTTAAAGAGTATCTAG